Genomic window (Paenibacillus sp.):
GGCTCGCCGCGGAAGGGCGGCTTGCGGACAAGCTCGTCGGCATCGGCGAGGCGCTGGACTTTGTGCCGCGCGGCGACGTGTCGCCGGCGGCGGTCGCGCCGGCGCTGCAGGGCCGGAAGCTGTACGCGAAGGCGGTGCGGCTCGAAGCCCCGCCGCGTTCGCCGGAGGAGCTGTTCCGCCTGTACGGCGAAGACCGGCTGATCGGACTGTACCGGATGGACGAAGCCGGCGAGACGTTCGTGCCGGTCAAGCTGTTCACATAACGATCGAGGCGTGTTTGGGCGAGGAGGAAACGCAGCAACATGAACATCGTGCATCTGGCATATCCGATCGCGGAGAGCGTTCTGCGATCGGTTCCCGCAGCGGGGCAAACGATGGCGATCGGGGATTTCGACGGCGTACACCTCGGACATCGGGAGGTGATCGGCCGGGCGGTCGCGGAGGCGCGGCGGCTCGGCCTGCCGTCGTCCGTCATGACGTTCCACCCTCATCCGAGGGAGGTGCTCGGGTCGCCGCTGTATTCGACCTATCTGTCGCCTCCGGAGCGCAAGCTGGACCGGTTTCGCGAGCTCGGCGTCGATACGGTGTACATCGTCGCGTTCGATTTGACGCTCGCCGCGCTGCCGCCGGCCGTCTTCGTCGAAGACGTGCTGAAGCCGCTCGGGGCGAAATCGATCGCGGTCGGCTTTAACTTTACGTTCGGCCGCCGCGGCATCGGGACGTCGGCGATGCTGCGCGAGCTCGGGAACGGCGCGTTCGACGTGCACATCGTACCGCCGTTCCTCGTCGGAGGCGAGCGGGTCAGCTCGACGCTGATCCGCGAAGCGCTGTCGTTCGGCAACGTCGAACGCGCCGCGGCGCTGCTCGGCCGGCCTTACGAGGTCGACGGCGTCGTCGCGCGCGGCGAAGGCCGCGGCCGGACGATCGGCGTGCCGACGGCCAACGTGGCCGTGCCGGCGCACGCGGTGAAGCCGGCGAACGGCGTGTACGCCGTCGACGTCGTGCTCGACGACGGCACGGAGAAGAAGGGCGTCATGAACGTGGGGCTGAAGCCGACGTTCCACAGCGCGCTGCCCGCGCCGACGTGGGAAGCGCATCTGTTCGATTTCGAAGGGGATCTCTATGGGCGCACGCTGACGGTACGGTTCCGCTCTCATATTCGCGACGAGCGGAAATTCGAATCGGTCGGGGCGCTGGTCGAGCAAATTCGCGCGGACATCGAAGAGGCGAAGCGGCGGAATCCGTCTCCGGCATAAGTTGGAAATCGGGAGTATAAAAAGATTGTATTTCGGCTATCATCTATGATATACTACGAGACGTTGTCGAATCCGCCTAAGGCCGCATCCGGCCCGGCTCGGCAGCGATAGAACCGCAGCTTGGCGTTCCGATTCACCGACGGACGGCTAGGCTGACGGGGATCATACCAAGGAGGTGACCGAGGATGGCATTGACTCAAGAACGCAAGACGCAACTGATCGAGGAACATAAGGTGCACAGCAACGACACCGGTTCCCCAGAAGTGCAAATCGCTATCCTGACCGAGAACATCAACAACTTGACGCAACACCTGCGGGAGCACAAGAAAGACCACCATTCCCGCCGCGGTTTGCTCAAGATGGTAGGCCAGCGCCGTAAGCTGCTTGCATACCTGAAGAACAAAGATGTAAAACGGTACAGCGCTTTGATCGAAAAGCTCGGCTTGAGACGCTAACGGTCAAAAGGATACCCGAGAGCAACCGACTCTTCGCACCGAAGAAGCGGTTGCTTTTCTTTTGGGACAAGGCATGAAATGATTTACCTGAGGAAGGAAATAATACATACGATGCAGAATGTATGATAGATCGATATGAAGGAGGCAATGTATGGGACCCGGTGAAGTGAAAACAGTGCAAATGGATTTGGCGGGCCGACCGTTCACGCTCGAAACCGGCCGCTTGGCCAAGCAGGCGAACGGCGCCGTGTTCGTTCGTTACGGCGAGACGGTCGTACTGTGCACGGTGACGGCGTCGTCCGAACCGAAAGATCTCGATTTCTTCCCGCTGACCGTCAACTATGAAGAGCGGTTATACGCGGTAGGCAAAATTCCCGGCGGCTTCATCAAGCGCGAGGGCCGTCCGAGCGAGAAGGCGATTCTCGCGAGCCGTCTCACGGACCGGCCGATCCGGCCGTTGTTCCCGGAAGGCTTCCGGAACGACGTGCAGATCGTGGCGCTCGTCATGAGCGTCGACCAAGACTGCTCGCCGGAAATCGCGGCGATGATCGGGACGTCCGCGGCGCTCAGCATTTCCGACGTGCCGTTCAACGGACCGGTCGGCGGCGTTATCGTCGGACGGGTGGACGGGCAGTTCATCATTAACCCGACCGTCGAGCAGGAGGACAAGTCCGACATCTACCTCGTCGTCGCAGGCACGAAAGACGCGATCATGATGGTCGAGGCGGAAGCGAACGAGGTGCCGGAAGAGGACATCCTCGAAGCGATTATGTTCGGCCACGAGGAGATCAAAAAAATCGTGGCGCTGCAGGAGCAGTTCGTTGCGATCGCGGGCCGCGAGAAGATGGAAGTGAAGCTGCATCAGGTCGACGCCGAAGTGAATGCGGCGGTGCGCGCGTACGCGTCTGCGCGGCTCGTGGAAGCCGTCAAAATTGCGGGCAAGCAGGAGCGCAGCGACGCGATCTCCGCGATCAACGACGAGACGGTGGCTCATTTCACGGAGCAGTACGCGGACGAACCGTCGAAGCTCAAAGACGTGAAAGAAGTGTTGTACGACATCGTCAAGGAAGAAGTGCGCCGCCTCATCACGGTCGACAAGGTACGTCCGGACGGCCGCAAAATCGACGAAATTCGTCCGATCGATTGCGACGTCAGCGTGCTTCCGCGCACGCACGGTTCGGGCCTCTTCACGCGCGGACAAACCCAGGCGCTTAGCGTATGCACCTTGGGCGCGATCGGCGACGAGCAAATTTTGGACGGTCTCGATCTCGAGGACCGCAAGCGGTTCATGCATCATTACAACTTCCCGCCGTTCTCCGTCGGGGAAGCGCGGCCGCTTCGTCCGCCGGGACGCCGGGAAATCGGCCACGGCGCGTTGGGCGAGCGGGCGCTGGCGAAGGTCATTCCTTCGGAAGAGAAATTCCCGTACACGATCCGTCTGGTCTCCGAAGTGCTGGAGTCGAACGGCTCCACGTCGCAGGCGAGCATTTGCGCCAGCACGATGGCGCTTATGGACGCGGGCGTGCCGATCAAAGCGCCGGTCGCGGGCATTGCGATGGGTCTCATCAAGGAAGGCGAACACTATTCCGTCTTGACGGACATCCAAGGGATGGAAGACCATCTCGGCGATATGGACTTCAAGGTGGCGGGCACGGCGGAGGGCGTGACGGCGATCCAGATGGACATCAAGATCGACGGCATCGACCGCAACATCCTGCAAGAGGCGCTCGCGCAGGCCAAAGAAGGCCGGATGTTCATCCTGAACAAAATGCTTCAAGCGATTTCCGCGCCGCGCAGCCAGCTGTCGCCGTACGCGCCGAAAATTACGGTCATGCAGATCAACCCGGACAAAATTCGCGACGTCATCGGCGCGGGCGGGAAGGTCATCAACAAGATCATCGAAGAAACGGGCGTCAAGATCGACATCGAGCAGGACGGACGCGTCTTTATCGCCTCGCCGAACGCGGAAGCGAACGATCGGGCGAAAGCGATTATCGAAGGCATCGTGAAGGAAGTCGTCATCGGCGAAATTTACATCGGCAAAGTGAAGCGCATCGAGAAATTCGGCGCGTTCGTCGAAATTTTGCCGGGT
Coding sequences:
- a CDS encoding bifunctional riboflavin kinase/FAD synthetase, whose protein sequence is MNIVHLAYPIAESVLRSVPAAGQTMAIGDFDGVHLGHREVIGRAVAEARRLGLPSSVMTFHPHPREVLGSPLYSTYLSPPERKLDRFRELGVDTVYIVAFDLTLAALPPAVFVEDVLKPLGAKSIAVGFNFTFGRRGIGTSAMLRELGNGAFDVHIVPPFLVGGERVSSTLIREALSFGNVERAAALLGRPYEVDGVVARGEGRGRTIGVPTANVAVPAHAVKPANGVYAVDVVLDDGTEKKGVMNVGLKPTFHSALPAPTWEAHLFDFEGDLYGRTLTVRFRSHIRDERKFESVGALVEQIRADIEEAKRRNPSPA
- the rpsO gene encoding 30S ribosomal protein S15 translates to MALTQERKTQLIEEHKVHSNDTGSPEVQIAILTENINNLTQHLREHKKDHHSRRGLLKMVGQRRKLLAYLKNKDVKRYSALIEKLGLRR
- the pnp gene encoding polyribonucleotide nucleotidyltransferase gives rise to the protein MGPGEVKTVQMDLAGRPFTLETGRLAKQANGAVFVRYGETVVLCTVTASSEPKDLDFFPLTVNYEERLYAVGKIPGGFIKREGRPSEKAILASRLTDRPIRPLFPEGFRNDVQIVALVMSVDQDCSPEIAAMIGTSAALSISDVPFNGPVGGVIVGRVDGQFIINPTVEQEDKSDIYLVVAGTKDAIMMVEAEANEVPEEDILEAIMFGHEEIKKIVALQEQFVAIAGREKMEVKLHQVDAEVNAAVRAYASARLVEAVKIAGKQERSDAISAINDETVAHFTEQYADEPSKLKDVKEVLYDIVKEEVRRLITVDKVRPDGRKIDEIRPIDCDVSVLPRTHGSGLFTRGQTQALSVCTLGAIGDEQILDGLDLEDRKRFMHHYNFPPFSVGEARPLRPPGRREIGHGALGERALAKVIPSEEKFPYTIRLVSEVLESNGSTSQASICASTMALMDAGVPIKAPVAGIAMGLIKEGEHYSVLTDIQGMEDHLGDMDFKVAGTAEGVTAIQMDIKIDGIDRNILQEALAQAKEGRMFILNKMLQAISAPRSQLSPYAPKITVMQINPDKIRDVIGAGGKVINKIIEETGVKIDIEQDGRVFIASPNAEANDRAKAIIEGIVKEVVIGEIYIGKVKRIEKFGAFVEILPGKEGLVHISQLSTERVAKTEDVVAIGDSITVKVTEIDQQGRINLSRKAVLVGEGGGNAAEGKAPVGQ